The Mycolicibacterium flavescens genome has a segment encoding these proteins:
- a CDS encoding virulence factor Mce family protein, with product MRRAVRPLAGLATIMVAAVAVLMVGGISQGSFTSTAPLTVQSQRAGLVMDPGAKVKLLGVQVGRVASIDTSGDGSAILHLEIDPAQLTEIPANVRVDIASATVFGAKSVDLVPPGQPSIETLRPGQVLTADRVTVEFNTLFEQLRSVLAKIQPEKLNATLGAISTAFNGRGDELGKALTNFDSFLAALEPSMHNLNDDFASASIAINTYADVSTDLVKTVDNATAISKTIVEEQADLDAALLSVTGFAEIGNEVIGSNRQGLTDVLHLLVPTTDLTNRYNAALTCGLDALEHVAALPPSPEPGVMITTGFMLGLERYRYPADLPKVAATGGPQCANLPVVPMGVRPPFVVTDSGVNPAQYGNQGILLNSDGLKQWLFGPLHGPPRNTAQTGEPG from the coding sequence ATGAGACGCGCCGTCCGTCCACTAGCCGGTCTGGCCACGATCATGGTCGCGGCGGTAGCGGTGTTGATGGTGGGCGGGATATCCCAAGGTAGCTTCACCAGCACCGCGCCTTTGACGGTGCAGTCGCAGCGAGCCGGGCTGGTGATGGATCCTGGTGCGAAAGTAAAGCTACTGGGAGTGCAGGTGGGGCGGGTGGCTTCCATCGATACGAGCGGTGACGGATCGGCCATCCTCCATCTCGAAATAGACCCCGCCCAGCTCACAGAGATTCCCGCCAATGTCCGCGTCGACATCGCCTCCGCGACTGTCTTCGGAGCGAAGTCTGTGGACCTGGTACCACCCGGACAACCGTCGATCGAGACTCTGAGGCCGGGGCAGGTCCTAACTGCGGATCGCGTGACCGTCGAATTCAATACGTTGTTCGAGCAGCTGCGATCCGTACTCGCAAAGATTCAGCCTGAAAAGCTCAATGCCACGCTGGGCGCAATTTCGACCGCCTTCAATGGTCGCGGCGATGAACTAGGCAAGGCACTCACGAACTTTGATAGCTTTTTGGCTGCGCTCGAGCCAAGCATGCATAATCTCAATGACGACTTCGCTAGCGCTTCCATTGCGATCAATACGTATGCCGATGTTTCCACCGACCTTGTCAAGACGGTCGACAACGCAACGGCTATCAGCAAGACGATCGTCGAGGAGCAGGCTGACCTCGATGCGGCGCTGCTCAGTGTTACGGGTTTTGCCGAAATCGGCAATGAAGTCATCGGAAGCAATCGGCAGGGGCTAACAGATGTGCTTCACCTGCTGGTGCCGACAACTGACCTGACAAACCGATATAACGCAGCCCTGACATGTGGATTAGATGCGCTAGAACACGTTGCGGCACTGCCACCTTCACCGGAACCGGGCGTGATGATCACCACAGGCTTCATGCTGGGCCTAGAACGATACCGCTACCCCGCTGATCTTCCGAAGGTCGCTGCTACGGGCGGTCCTCAGTGCGCAAATCTACCCGTCGTGCCTATGGGGGTCCGCCCACCGTTTGTGGTGACCGACTCCGGGGTGAACCCGGCCCAGTACGGGAACCAAGGCATCCTATTGAATTCGGACGGCCTGAAGCAGTGGTTGTTCGGTCCACTCCATGGTCCGCCGCGAAACACGGCCCAGACGGGAGAGCCGGGATGA
- a CDS encoding putative nucleic-acid-binding protein containing a Zn-ribbon: MLTAADARPVPAPDDVTRFYWDAAAGGRMKLQRCRACSKMQYPPEICCVHCQAEELEIAEVTGRGAIYSYSVVDRPLHAGFVDALPYVVVLVELEDQPGLRILANLVDVPAGAALSCGLPVEVVFERRGALTLPQFRLAGAAS; the protein is encoded by the coding sequence ATGCTGACGGCCGCTGACGCGCGCCCGGTGCCGGCGCCCGACGATGTCACCCGCTTCTACTGGGATGCGGCCGCCGGCGGGCGCATGAAATTACAGCGCTGCCGTGCGTGCAGCAAGATGCAATACCCCCCGGAGATCTGCTGCGTGCACTGCCAGGCAGAAGAGCTCGAGATCGCCGAGGTTACCGGCCGAGGCGCGATTTACTCCTACTCTGTGGTAGACCGCCCACTACACGCGGGCTTCGTCGATGCACTTCCCTATGTGGTGGTGCTGGTCGAACTGGAAGACCAGCCCGGCCTTCGGATCTTGGCCAACCTGGTCGATGTGCCAGCCGGAGCGGCGTTGTCATGTGGGTTGCCGGTCGAAGTCGTATTCGAACGCCGAGGAGCGCTCACCTTGCCGCAGTTTCGCCTAGCGGGTGCCGCATCGTGA
- a CDS encoding acetyl-CoA acetyltransferase: MSTLAREVAIVGVGYSPLSRTGEPNPNALALTAAKDALSDAGLPSAAVDGIFEYKFGPESPGAQDMARLLGVSDLAAFADIFPTGPSGVAGALAGVMAVASGACETALVFRCLTRAAGHQGGVASGPEAVSGRDQFLTPYGYLGGILVLLGLKKQRWMAEYGRPEEDFGHIAVNARRWSALNPRAVMREEMTMDDYLSSRMVANPLRVFDCDYPVNGAVATVITTAERAADLRQRPVLVDAMSYGTGRGADWLFHTDFLYGGSIDCAKRLWQRSSVTVADVDVAQIYDGFTPVTVAWIEALGACGLGEFGDWVGDGSRLGPGGDFPLNTAGGQLSEGRLHGIGFLNEAVLQLRGQCQTRQVSDAQVAVVTSGVYPQCGAMVLTAV; encoded by the coding sequence GTGAGCACCCTGGCACGGGAGGTCGCGATCGTCGGCGTCGGTTATTCGCCGCTTAGCCGTACCGGTGAACCCAATCCCAACGCGCTGGCCTTAACTGCTGCGAAGGATGCGCTGTCTGATGCTGGTCTGCCGAGCGCTGCCGTGGACGGCATCTTCGAGTACAAGTTCGGTCCCGAATCCCCGGGCGCACAGGACATGGCACGTCTGCTCGGCGTATCCGACCTTGCTGCCTTCGCCGACATCTTCCCCACCGGTCCCTCTGGTGTGGCCGGCGCACTGGCCGGCGTGATGGCAGTGGCATCGGGCGCCTGCGAGACCGCGCTCGTATTCCGATGTCTCACCCGAGCAGCGGGCCACCAAGGGGGCGTGGCAAGCGGCCCGGAGGCGGTGTCGGGACGTGATCAGTTCCTCACACCGTACGGCTACCTGGGTGGCATTCTAGTTCTCCTCGGCCTGAAGAAGCAGCGCTGGATGGCCGAATATGGCCGTCCCGAAGAAGATTTCGGGCATATTGCCGTCAATGCGCGGCGGTGGTCGGCGCTCAACCCGCGCGCAGTGATGCGCGAAGAAATGACGATGGACGACTACCTGTCCTCGCGTATGGTCGCTAATCCGCTACGCGTGTTCGATTGCGATTATCCGGTCAACGGGGCAGTGGCCACTGTGATCACGACCGCCGAGCGGGCTGCGGACCTGCGTCAACGCCCAGTGCTCGTCGACGCTATGAGTTATGGCACCGGTCGAGGCGCGGATTGGTTGTTCCACACCGATTTCCTCTACGGCGGATCGATCGACTGTGCGAAGCGCTTGTGGCAGCGGTCTTCCGTCACCGTCGCAGACGTCGATGTCGCTCAAATTTACGATGGCTTCACGCCTGTGACCGTCGCCTGGATCGAGGCCCTTGGCGCATGTGGATTGGGCGAGTTCGGCGACTGGGTGGGCGACGGAAGTCGCCTTGGCCCGGGAGGCGACTTCCCGCTCAACACTGCAGGCGGACAACTCTCCGAGGGTCGGTTGCACGGCATCGGTTTCCTCAACGAAGCGGTTCTCCAACTACGGGGACAGTGCCAAACGCGACAGGTTTCCGATGCACAGGTCGCTGTCGTGACGAGCGGTGTGTATCCGCAGTGCGGTGCGATGGTGTTGACTGCGGTATGA
- the pdhR_5 gene encoding transcriptional regulator, giving the protein MSKKSDTTEKRGAPPVRNGNAEVIWRAMPRRNTQKVSHLLASDLRRQILNGQLAADQRLPSEAELTESLQVSRETLREALRILESQQFVEIRRGRGGGAVVRRPGLEAVRRYVALLLQLRKTTLAHLEEARSVVEPPAAEQVAIRAGYKDLDILVDLHDAERAAEGDPLAFVTAMSKFDQAMTEFSGNQTLAIIAGVFRDIYAGQVYSAIGSDDAAAAERIARRVVVGHSAFLNAARRRDGALARKTWTDYLYTTSRTIVSRNLSRQPIDIAPLWRAQATQAGGEATPRRSLIVAAEIRARMAEGQLTEGDRLPPMTDLADEFSISRPTLREALRILEMEFLLDLRTGDRGGATIHTPSTRVAAQLAGIILEARGTTFADFYRALRLINPSIMGLSASRINSRQLAALTNTEANLAASTEDTAQFITTWWKAENLAYSAVRNPALTVIAEILQWVRVGVEPAIVADAKGLPWVSKTNAKARDHFSKFVSAAKRHDAAGATQAWSDSLKATAAWYDEESEFGERLMLDLMG; this is encoded by the coding sequence ATGAGCAAGAAATCCGACACGACCGAGAAACGCGGCGCCCCCCCTGTGCGAAACGGCAACGCGGAGGTGATCTGGCGTGCGATGCCCCGCCGAAACACCCAGAAAGTCTCGCACCTGCTGGCATCGGACCTTCGCCGTCAAATCCTCAACGGCCAACTAGCCGCAGACCAGCGGCTACCCTCTGAAGCCGAACTTACCGAGAGCTTACAGGTTTCCCGAGAGACGCTACGCGAGGCTCTGCGCATCCTCGAGTCGCAACAGTTCGTCGAGATCAGACGCGGCCGCGGGGGCGGCGCGGTCGTTCGTCGCCCCGGTTTGGAGGCGGTGCGCCGATATGTGGCCCTGCTGCTGCAATTGCGCAAGACCACGCTTGCACATCTCGAGGAAGCTCGATCAGTGGTCGAACCTCCCGCCGCCGAGCAGGTTGCGATCCGCGCCGGCTACAAAGATCTGGATATCCTCGTAGACCTGCACGACGCTGAACGCGCCGCCGAAGGCGATCCGCTTGCCTTCGTCACTGCGATGTCAAAGTTCGACCAAGCAATGACCGAATTTTCTGGGAACCAGACTCTCGCAATCATTGCTGGCGTATTCCGCGACATCTACGCCGGCCAGGTGTACTCGGCGATCGGCAGTGATGATGCTGCGGCGGCGGAGCGAATAGCCCGACGCGTGGTCGTAGGCCATAGTGCTTTTCTCAACGCCGCCCGCCGCCGGGACGGAGCGCTGGCGCGCAAGACTTGGACCGACTATCTCTACACCACAAGCCGCACAATTGTGAGCCGCAACCTCAGCCGCCAACCCATCGACATCGCACCTCTTTGGCGCGCCCAGGCCACTCAGGCCGGTGGAGAAGCGACGCCGCGCCGATCATTGATCGTCGCTGCGGAGATTCGCGCCCGAATGGCCGAGGGGCAACTCACCGAGGGCGACCGGCTACCTCCGATGACTGATCTCGCCGACGAGTTCAGCATCTCCAGGCCGACGCTGCGCGAGGCACTGCGCATTCTGGAGATGGAGTTCCTGCTCGACCTTCGTACAGGGGATCGAGGCGGAGCCACCATCCACACTCCTTCCACACGTGTGGCGGCCCAGCTGGCTGGCATCATCCTGGAGGCGCGCGGAACGACGTTCGCCGACTTCTACCGGGCTCTGCGGCTGATCAACCCGAGCATCATGGGCCTGAGCGCATCCCGGATCAACTCAAGACAGCTTGCCGCACTCACCAACACAGAAGCCAACCTGGCCGCCTCCACCGAGGACACAGCGCAGTTCATCACGACGTGGTGGAAGGCAGAGAATTTAGCGTATTCCGCGGTCAGGAACCCTGCCCTCACAGTGATCGCCGAGATACTTCAATGGGTTCGCGTCGGGGTTGAACCAGCCATTGTCGCGGATGCCAAAGGACTGCCGTGGGTGAGCAAAACGAATGCCAAAGCGCGCGACCATTTTTCAAAGTTCGTATCGGCCGCCAAAAGGCACGACGCCGCGGGTGCCACGCAGGCTTGGTCAGATTCACTGAAGGCCACCGCAGCTTGGTACGACGAGGAATCGGAGTTCGGCGAACGACTGATGCTCGACCTGATGGGCTAA
- a CDS encoding putative short chain dehydrogenase, producing the protein MKLRNKVVVITGSGGGIGEACARRFVSEGAKVVVTDINCDAVTRVADSIGCVGLAGDISEEDTVCAVAKLARDTYGEIDIWFSNAGYAGPPLSGDISDDHLWDLSWRLHVMSHVYAVRQVLPSMLERREGFLLQTASVVALATHPDKAAYAVTKHAALAFSEWLAMTYKARGIKVACFCPGPMLTPMLFADGIPADHPILQNAATPEEVANRLVGAIEAEEFLILDSSIGIDSLTAKATNYQGWIGDMSALING; encoded by the coding sequence ATGAAGCTGCGTAACAAGGTCGTCGTCATCACCGGCTCTGGGGGCGGCATCGGTGAAGCGTGCGCACGGCGTTTCGTATCAGAAGGCGCGAAAGTGGTTGTCACCGATATCAATTGCGACGCAGTCACCCGCGTCGCTGATTCGATCGGCTGCGTCGGCCTCGCCGGAGACATCTCCGAAGAAGACACCGTCTGCGCGGTTGCTAAGCTGGCCCGCGACACATACGGAGAGATCGATATCTGGTTCAGCAACGCCGGCTATGCTGGGCCGCCGTTGTCCGGCGACATTTCCGACGACCACCTGTGGGACCTCAGCTGGCGGCTTCATGTGATGTCACACGTGTACGCGGTCCGCCAAGTGTTACCGTCGATGCTCGAACGCCGCGAGGGCTTCCTGCTCCAAACGGCATCGGTCGTCGCGCTGGCAACACATCCCGACAAGGCCGCCTACGCCGTCACGAAGCACGCGGCGCTCGCCTTCTCTGAGTGGCTTGCGATGACCTATAAAGCTAGAGGAATCAAAGTCGCGTGCTTCTGTCCCGGTCCTATGCTCACCCCCATGCTCTTTGCCGACGGGATACCAGCCGACCACCCGATTCTGCAGAATGCCGCCACCCCGGAAGAGGTAGCCAACCGACTGGTCGGAGCGATCGAAGCCGAGGAGTTCCTCATCCTCGATTCCTCCATCGGCATCGACTCGCTAACGGCAAAGGCCACGAATTACCAGGGTTGGATTGGCGATATGAGCGCGCTGATAAACGGTTGA
- a CDS encoding acetyl-CoA acetyltransferase: protein MEVPVAEAVIVSALRTPIGTAFKGALRSTTIYQLAHHVVANAAAALDSIQIDDVILGEGLHGGGVVARHAAIESGLTLVPGLAVNRHCAAGLAAVQSAVASVRAGMDQLILAGGVNSASTAPRTMIPTADDWVAWYPPTHPNQPDAPNMDMSITVGWNAAVRAGVSREEMDAWALRSHRNAVAAIDEGRFAAEIVPIDTPHGLFSVDEHPRRDTTMEKLAALKPLHPEIDGFSITAGNASGGNDAGAILAIADEQLGLPALATVRAWASVGVDPADTGLAPVYAIPKALRRAGLSLSDIDLFEINEAFASMCVATIKLLDIDPDRVNVSGSGCSLGHPVAATGARMLVTLIHDLRRRGGGIGVAAMCVGGGMGSATVIEVSAS, encoded by the coding sequence ATGGAAGTGCCTGTGGCTGAAGCTGTTATCGTATCCGCCCTCCGAACGCCGATCGGTACCGCATTCAAGGGTGCGCTACGGAGCACCACCATCTATCAATTGGCGCATCACGTCGTTGCCAATGCTGCGGCAGCGCTGGATTCCATCCAGATCGACGATGTAATCCTCGGCGAGGGCTTGCACGGCGGCGGTGTGGTGGCCCGTCACGCAGCCATTGAATCCGGCTTGACCTTGGTGCCTGGCTTAGCCGTCAACCGCCACTGCGCAGCGGGTCTCGCCGCGGTTCAGTCTGCGGTCGCAAGCGTGCGCGCCGGTATGGACCAGCTGATCTTGGCCGGTGGTGTCAACTCTGCGTCGACGGCACCTAGAACGATGATCCCCACAGCTGATGATTGGGTGGCCTGGTATCCACCCACCCATCCCAACCAACCCGATGCGCCGAACATGGACATGTCGATCACAGTCGGATGGAATGCGGCGGTCAGGGCGGGTGTGAGCCGTGAGGAAATGGATGCTTGGGCCCTGCGGTCGCACCGCAACGCTGTCGCAGCCATCGACGAGGGGCGGTTCGCAGCGGAGATCGTACCCATCGACACTCCGCACGGCTTGTTCTCGGTGGACGAACATCCGCGTCGCGATACGACCATGGAGAAACTGGCTGCGCTGAAGCCGCTGCACCCAGAGATCGACGGCTTCTCGATCACAGCCGGCAACGCGAGCGGGGGTAATGATGCCGGAGCAATTTTGGCCATCGCCGATGAGCAGCTTGGTCTGCCAGCATTGGCCACCGTGCGCGCATGGGCCTCGGTCGGCGTGGACCCCGCAGATACCGGGTTGGCACCCGTCTACGCCATCCCGAAAGCGCTGAGGCGCGCTGGTCTTTCCCTTTCAGATATCGATCTCTTTGAGATCAACGAAGCGTTCGCCTCGATGTGCGTGGCCACGATCAAGTTGCTCGATATTGATCCCGATCGCGTCAATGTCAGCGGCAGTGGCTGCTCGCTTGGCCATCCGGTGGCGGCCACGGGCGCGCGAATGCTTGTCACCTTGATTCATGATCTACGCCGTCGAGGCGGCGGCATCGGGGTCGCGGCCATGTGCGTCGGTGGGGGAATGGGTTCGGCCACGGTGATCGAAGTCTCGGCGAGTTGA
- the ycdF_5 gene encoding 3-oxoacyl-[acyl-carrier-protein] reductase, which yields MKAPAELLDLTGKVAVVTGGSRGIGRAISEGFALSGADVVVASRKLDSCKATAAEIEAASGRRVMPVGCHVGRWDDCEALLDAVYEKFGRCDVLVNNAGVSPVYEDLPSVTQELYDKVHAVNARGPFRLSALFGTRMAEGGGGSIINVTSAGTLRPDHTDLPYAMAKAGLNALTLALAGAWAPSVRANLVMPGAFDTVMSQSWGPENQALAAAANPMKRIGVPEDLAGLCVFLASEAASYINGAQILVDGGLFRTL from the coding sequence ATGAAAGCACCGGCAGAGCTATTGGATCTAACGGGCAAGGTCGCCGTTGTCACCGGTGGGAGTCGGGGAATCGGACGTGCCATATCGGAGGGATTCGCGCTATCGGGAGCCGATGTCGTTGTCGCAAGCCGCAAGTTGGACAGTTGCAAGGCAACGGCTGCCGAAATCGAGGCTGCCAGCGGCCGGCGTGTGATGCCGGTTGGCTGCCATGTGGGTAGGTGGGACGACTGCGAAGCATTGCTCGACGCAGTCTACGAGAAGTTCGGGCGCTGCGATGTGCTCGTGAACAACGCGGGAGTCTCACCCGTCTACGAGGACCTACCCTCAGTCACCCAGGAGCTCTATGACAAAGTTCACGCCGTCAATGCGCGTGGGCCTTTTCGGCTGTCCGCCCTTTTCGGTACGCGGATGGCTGAGGGCGGCGGTGGATCGATCATCAATGTAACCTCAGCGGGAACGCTACGCCCCGATCACACCGACCTACCCTACGCGATGGCCAAGGCGGGGCTGAACGCGCTTACGTTGGCGCTTGCCGGAGCTTGGGCGCCCAGCGTCCGGGCGAACCTGGTGATGCCGGGTGCTTTCGACACCGTGATGTCCCAGTCGTGGGGACCGGAGAACCAAGCCTTGGCGGCCGCGGCGAATCCGATGAAGCGCATCGGCGTGCCCGAGGACCTGGCCGGCCTCTGCGTGTTTCTGGCGAGCGAGGCGGCCAGCTACATCAACGGCGCCCAGATCTTGGTCGACGGCGGGCTCTTCCGCACACTCTGA
- a CDS encoding aromatic-ring-hydroxylating dioxygenase subunit beta yields MTSPELRELQMNMNYLMDRQAILDCICSHARGHDRHDTQIITDAYHEDGFDEHGHVINPGPNYALWINPAHAAGSQNHLHNITTHTVEIDGNTAHAESYVMVTLLNRDNATARLINGRYLDRLEKRDGVWRILVRRCSVELMITADASALTEQSFLDQGYSKGTRDTRDLSYVRPLEIDTPAPQLW; encoded by the coding sequence GTGACCTCTCCCGAATTGCGAGAGTTGCAGATGAATATGAATTACCTGATGGACCGCCAGGCGATTCTCGATTGCATCTGCTCCCATGCTAGGGGGCATGACCGCCACGACACACAGATCATCACAGATGCCTACCATGAAGACGGGTTTGACGAGCACGGCCATGTGATCAATCCCGGTCCGAATTACGCACTTTGGATCAATCCCGCGCACGCGGCTGGATCACAGAACCATTTGCACAACATCACGACGCATACTGTGGAGATTGACGGCAACACCGCGCACGCCGAGAGTTACGTGATGGTGACCTTGCTCAACCGCGACAACGCTACAGCGCGGCTTATCAATGGTCGTTATCTCGATCGGCTGGAGAAGCGAGATGGTGTATGGCGAATACTGGTGCGGCGCTGCAGCGTCGAGCTGATGATCACTGCGGATGCGTCTGCACTGACGGAACAGTCCTTCCTCGATCAGGGTTACTCCAAAGGCACCCGGGACACGCGTGATCTCTCTTACGTTCGCCCGCTGGAAATAGACACGCCCGCACCGCAGCTTTGGTGA
- the gno gene encoding short chain dehydrogenase/reductase SDR — MSRFLLNGQVAIVTGGGTGIGRGIALVLAEHGADVVLAGRRREPLESTAGEVEALGRRAVVVPTDVTDVADCENLVRQTVAVFGRLDILVNNAGGAVTKPISDWTPEEWHQVIDLNIGSVWFLSRFAANPMRTQGRGAIVNISSGSSFFAFPMGAPYGASKAAVNNLTMSMAAAWTPSGIRVNGVACGAVRTELLLEDAKKHGIEETSLAAGNGMVRLGEPHEIGYAVLFFASDAASYCSGQTLWINGGPRG, encoded by the coding sequence GTGAGTAGGTTCTTGTTGAACGGCCAAGTGGCTATCGTCACCGGAGGCGGCACGGGCATCGGGCGTGGAATTGCACTGGTTCTGGCCGAACATGGCGCAGATGTTGTCCTCGCGGGGCGTCGCCGTGAGCCGCTCGAGAGCACCGCGGGTGAAGTAGAGGCGTTGGGGCGTCGAGCGGTGGTCGTCCCGACCGACGTCACCGATGTCGCTGACTGTGAGAACTTGGTACGTCAGACCGTTGCCGTTTTTGGGCGGCTCGACATTCTTGTCAATAATGCCGGCGGGGCGGTGACTAAGCCGATCAGTGACTGGACGCCAGAGGAGTGGCACCAGGTGATCGATCTGAACATCGGAAGCGTGTGGTTTCTCTCGCGATTCGCGGCGAATCCGATGCGAACACAAGGAAGAGGCGCGATCGTCAACATATCGTCGGGTTCTTCGTTCTTCGCCTTCCCGATGGGGGCGCCATACGGTGCTTCCAAGGCTGCCGTCAACAACTTGACGATGTCTATGGCCGCGGCGTGGACGCCGTCGGGAATCCGCGTCAACGGGGTGGCGTGTGGTGCCGTCCGAACCGAGCTGTTGCTCGAGGATGCTAAGAAGCACGGGATCGAGGAAACCTCCTTGGCTGCCGGCAACGGCATGGTCCGACTCGGCGAACCCCACGAGATTGGCTACGCCGTTCTGTTTTTCGCCTCTGACGCCGCCAGCTATTGCTCGGGCCAAACCCTTTGGATAAACGGTGGCCCAAGGGGCTAG
- the nox_3 gene encoding putative oxidoreductase has product MDLREALYTTRAMRRITGEPISVEIQARILDAAVRAPTAGNTQTWRFMLVDDPNKKARLGEIYRECMDTFGRAHYGARTAAAEANPKDPANQRHLRIMRSSDWLAENFDKYLLLFAFGTDDLYSLLPALWSAQLAARGEGVGSTLTRMLTARSNAVFEVLGVPADEGWQMAACVAFGWPTGRWGRAERVAVEEVSYQDSWGNPLGFSVNGPLWP; this is encoded by the coding sequence ATGGACCTCCGCGAAGCCCTCTATACGACTCGGGCCATGCGTCGTATCACGGGCGAGCCGATCTCAGTCGAAATACAGGCCCGCATATTGGATGCCGCAGTTCGTGCCCCCACTGCTGGCAACACCCAGACGTGGCGGTTCATGCTTGTCGACGACCCAAACAAGAAAGCGCGGCTGGGTGAAATCTACCGCGAGTGTATGGATACTTTCGGCCGCGCCCACTACGGTGCCCGTACTGCGGCTGCCGAGGCGAATCCGAAAGACCCAGCGAACCAACGTCATTTGCGAATCATGCGCTCCTCCGATTGGCTTGCAGAGAATTTCGACAAGTACCTACTGCTGTTCGCGTTCGGAACTGACGATCTGTATTCACTGTTGCCCGCACTCTGGAGTGCCCAATTGGCCGCCCGAGGCGAAGGAGTCGGCAGTACGCTGACCCGCATGCTGACCGCGCGCTCTAATGCTGTCTTCGAAGTGCTAGGTGTGCCCGCAGACGAAGGTTGGCAGATGGCTGCCTGCGTTGCGTTCGGCTGGCCCACCGGACGTTGGGGTAGAGCGGAGCGCGTAGCCGTTGAAGAGGTAAGTTATCAGGATTCCTGGGGCAACCCCCTCGGCTTTTCAGTCAATGGGCCACTCTGGCCATGA
- a CDS encoding transcriptional regulatory protein — MRAALRRLWEDKLVRPAPERGMWTVVRQPDTHSPDTRTIDGIDALSGGYRRELDSVELVIIDAELSEWTGLRTGQEWLCVRAFYMTQGQESPTSRMESYVNRSFAAIRSRLEYGASSICSLIEDFYQVSIFEIREEITAILTPPDLREQAKNVPSGMPALKKHRTYLTPDGEIAQVTIDTYRAPNFRHSMTIRR, encoded by the coding sequence ATGCGCGCTGCGCTTCGCAGGCTGTGGGAAGACAAGCTCGTGCGGCCCGCTCCCGAGCGGGGAATGTGGACCGTTGTGCGCCAGCCGGATACACACTCTCCCGACACACGGACCATCGACGGCATCGATGCGCTATCTGGGGGTTATCGGCGAGAGCTTGATTCTGTCGAGCTCGTGATCATCGACGCCGAGCTTTCTGAATGGACCGGCCTGCGCACCGGACAGGAATGGTTGTGCGTACGGGCGTTCTACATGACACAAGGACAGGAGTCCCCTACTTCGCGGATGGAATCCTATGTAAATCGTTCTTTCGCCGCCATACGGTCACGGCTGGAATATGGCGCCAGCTCAATCTGCTCGTTGATCGAGGACTTCTATCAAGTGAGTATTTTCGAGATCCGAGAGGAGATCACAGCGATTTTGACCCCACCGGACCTAAGAGAGCAGGCGAAGAACGTGCCATCGGGAATGCCAGCGCTCAAGAAACACCGCACCTACCTGACGCCCGATGGAGAGATCGCACAAGTCACGATCGATACGTATCGTGCACCGAATTTCCGTCATTCGATGACGATCCGACGATGA
- the rutR_2 gene encoding transcriptional regulator, giving the protein MKNGERTVADKTQPAKGTSRRSRRPSLSTEEFLDKALDLFLEQGFERTSIDAITASAGIAKRTVYSRYGDKQSLFKAALQRAIEEWIVPVERLRQAECDSLEDSLLAIAQILVDNILTPEGLRLIQLTNAESHHMPEIGAFNVQKGTEPTIAYLADLFRRHLAPDGATLPEAEDAAEAFLYLVVGGPANSTAWGVESDKAAIDQRTRYNVRLFLHGLITSSQTNSHSTGEVASLEDENLRLKRLLAEALIKLDRAREDRPLCSRCANTLSEPDTA; this is encoded by the coding sequence GTGAAAAACGGGGAACGAACAGTAGCCGACAAAACTCAGCCGGCGAAGGGGACGTCGCGGCGCTCCAGGCGACCTTCACTGAGCACCGAGGAGTTCTTAGACAAGGCGCTCGACCTCTTTCTTGAACAAGGTTTCGAGCGGACGAGCATCGACGCAATCACCGCTAGCGCCGGAATCGCGAAGCGGACGGTCTACTCGCGTTACGGTGACAAACAGTCGCTTTTCAAAGCCGCGTTACAGCGGGCGATTGAAGAGTGGATCGTACCGGTAGAACGACTGAGGCAAGCCGAATGCGACAGTTTGGAAGACAGCCTGCTTGCCATCGCCCAGATCCTTGTCGACAACATCCTGACCCCCGAAGGCCTCCGGCTGATCCAGCTTACGAATGCCGAATCGCACCACATGCCCGAAATCGGCGCCTTCAATGTACAGAAGGGCACGGAACCGACCATCGCGTATCTCGCCGACCTTTTCCGGCGCCACCTAGCCCCTGACGGCGCAACCCTTCCGGAGGCGGAGGATGCGGCGGAAGCTTTTCTTTACCTCGTTGTCGGCGGGCCAGCGAATTCGACAGCCTGGGGCGTGGAGAGCGACAAGGCTGCGATTGATCAACGCACGCGCTACAACGTACGCCTTTTTCTTCACGGCCTAATCACATCTTCGCAGACAAACTCGCACTCCACTGGGGAAGTCGCGTCCCTGGAGGACGAGAATCTGCGACTGAAGAGGCTTTTGGCCGAGGCCTTGATCAAACTGGATCGTGCGCGAGAAGACCGACCGTTGTGCTCGCGATGTGCAAATACCCTGTCGGAACCCGATACCGCATAA